CCTTGACCGGCTTCGGAGCGCCCTCGACGAGGTCCTTGGCCTCCTTGAGGCCGAGCCCGGTGATCGCGCGGACCTCCTTGATGACCTCGATCTTCTTGTCGCCGGCGGCAGCCAGGACAACGGTGAACTCGGTCTGCTCCTCGGCGGCCGGGGCGGCGGCGCCAGCACCGGCCGCCGGGCCGGCAACGGCGACAGCAGCGGCGGCCGAGACGCCCCACTTCTCCTCGAGGAGCTTGGCGAGGTCGGCGGCCTCGAGCACGGTCAGGCTCGACAGGTCTTCGACGATCTTTTCCAGGTTTGCCATGATGTATCAGTCCTTCGGGTTCGCTTGAGTTTGGTTCGTCAAGTATCTGAGAAGATTGCTTTAAGCCGCGTCCGCCTTGTCCTTGTCGGCATAAGCCGCAAAGACACGGGCGAGCTTGGCCGCCGGAGCGGTCTGGAGCTGCGCGAGCTTGGTCGCCGGGGCCTGGATGAGGCCGACGATCTTCGCCCGGAGCTCGTCCAGCGACGGCATCGTCGCCAGCGACTTCACGGCATCGGGGTTGAGAGCAGTCGCGCCCATCGCACCGCCGAGGATCACGAGCTTGTCGAAATCCTTGGCGAAACCGACGGCCACCTTGGGGGCGGCGGTCGGATCGTCCGAGTAGGCGATCAACGTCGGGCCGGTCATCAGACCGGAGATCGACGCGCTGTCAGTCCCTTCGAGAGCAATCTTGACCAGACGGTTCTTTGCGACCTGGACCTTGGCGCCAGCTTCACGCATCCGCTTCCGCAGATTCTGCATCTGAGCCACAGTCAGGCCGGAATAGTGCGCGACCACCACGACCGACGTGGTCTTGAAGACCTCGTTCAGCGTGGCGACGGCCTCTTTCTTTTCCGCTCTGTCCACAGTGCTTCTCCTGGGGGCTCGAGGCCCCCGGTTGCTTCCTAGCCACCGCCGTCAGCTTGCGCTTCCGGCGCCGGCGCGGCACCTGTCCCCGCTAAGGCTTGCGCCCGGCGGCAGAGGGAACGAACCAAAATCAACGGACCCTCGGATCGCACCCGCTGGCCCAAAAATCCGGCTTCCCCGTCTATGCTGGCTTCCCTCGACCGGCCGGTGGAACCGGGACGATCCTTGGAAAATTAAGCGCTCGAGTGAGCCGAGGCTCAGCCGGCGCACCGGCAGTCTAGGACAGGACATGGCCGGACGAGACGCGGGAGCAAACTCCCGGTCCACCGGCCATATTCCATCTCGTTACGACCGTACGGCCGATGGAGTGTCGTCAAGACGCAACGAGACATCTCATGTGGGTTTTCGGAACGACTCGATGCCGGTTCCGAAAAACCTACTTAGCGGCTCAAAAACCTCTTGCCAAGTGGCAAGAGTTCGTTTCCGCCGATTTCCTTGCGTCGCGGCGCCCGATCAGGGCGTCGCGCTGACCGCCACGCTCGACGGGTCTACCTTCACGCCAGGGCCCATCGTCGACGAGATCGCGATGCGCTGGAGGTAGGTGCCCTTGGCGCCGGCGGGCTTGGCCTTCGAGACCGCATCGACGAAGGCCGAGATGTTCTGCACGAGCTGCTCGGCTCCGAACGACGCCTTGCCGACGCTGCCCTGGATGATGCCGGCCTTCTCGACACGGAACTCGACCGCGCCGCCCTTCGAGGCCTTGACCGCACCGGTGACGTCCATGGTCACGGTACCGACCTTCGGGTTCGGCATCATGCCGCGCGGGCCGAGCACCTTACCCAGGCGACCGACGAGCGGCATCATGTCGGGCGTCGCGATGCAGCGATCGAAGTCGATCGTGCCGCCCTGGACGGTCGTGACCAGGTCCTCCGCGCCGACGACATCGGCGCCGGCGGCCTTCGCCTCGTCGGCCTTGGCGCCACGCGCGAAGACGGCGACCCGCAGCGTGCGGCCGGTGCCGTTCGGCAGGTTGACCACGCCGCGGACCATTTGGTCGGCGTGCTTGGGGTCGACGCCGAGGTTCATGGCGATCTCGACCGTCTCGTCGAACTTCGCCGTGGCGCGCTCCTTCACGAGCGCGACCGCCTGGTCGATGGGGTAGAGCTTGACGCGATCGATGCCCTCGCGCGCCTTGACGATCTTCTTTCCGACGTGTGCCATCTCGTTACCCCACCACCTCGAGGCCCATCGAACGGGCGGAGCCTTCGATCATCGCGGACGCGGCCTCGACGGTCGCGCAGTTGAGGTCGGGCATCTTCTTGGCGGCGATCTCGGCGATCTGCGCCTTGGTGATCTTGCCGACGAAGGCGCCCTTGCCGACGGTCGCCGAGCCCGACTTCACGCCCGACGCCTGCTTCAGGAAGTAGGTGACGGGCGGCTGCTTCATCTCGAAGGTGAAGGAGCGGTCCTGGTAGGCGGTGATGATGACGGGGATCGGCGTCCCCTTCTCCATCTGCTGGGTCTTCGCGTTGAAGGCCTTGCAGAATTCCATGATGTTCAAGCCGCGCTGGCCGAGCGCGGGGCCGATCGGCGGCGACGGGTTCGCAGACCCCGCCGGCACCTGCAGCTTGATGTAGCCGGTGACCTTCTTTGCCATGCTGTACTCCTCTGCCGTGGTGCGGCGCTGGCTCGCCTCCCACGGTGGTGGCTTCGCGACGACTGCGGAGGTCCGCGGTCGCAAAGCGAAAAGGCGCGATGCCTTTCAGCGTCGCGCCGGTGCGGTGATTAGGCGGCTTCGGCCGCCCGCGCAACAGAAAACGCCATCGAGATGCGCTTAAGCGACCTTCTCGACCTGCGCGTACTCGAGCTCGACGGGCGTCGCGCGGCCGAAGATCGAGACGGCGACCTTGACGCGCGAGCGGCTCTCGTCGACCTCCTCGACCACGCCGTTGAACGAGGCGAACGGGCCGTCGGCCACGCGGACGTTCTCGCCGACCTCGAAGGAGATCGTCGACTTCGGCCGCTCGACGCCGTCCTGGACCTGACCCTTGATGCGATCTGCCTCGGCATCCGAGATCGGCACCGGCTTCTTGTCGGCGCCGAGGAAGCCCGTGACCTTCGGTGTGTTCTTGATGATGTGGTAGACGTCGTCCGACAGGTCGCACTTCACGAGCACGTAGCCGGGGAAGAACTTGCGCTCGGCGTTGACCTTGCGGCCCTTGCGGACCTCGACGACGTTCTCCGTCGGCACGAGGATCTCGTCGAACTTCTCCTCGAGACCCCGCTGCGCCGCCTGCTCACGGATCGAGGCGGCGACCTTCTTCTCGAAGTTCGAATGGGCGTGAACGATGTACCAGCGCTTGTTCATTGTCGTCCGTCAGCGGCCGAAGCCGAGAATCAGGTTGATTCCGATGTGGATGAGCTGATCCGCGGCGAAGAGGAAGAGGCTGGCGAAGACGCACATGACGACGACGAGCACGGTCGTGATCGTCGTCTCGCGGCGGTTCGGCCATGTGACCTTGCTCGCCTCGGCGCGGACTTCTTGCAGGAACTGGAACGGGTTGGCCATTCGCCGTCGATGATGCTCGGGACCCGGCTGGAGGCTCGGATCGTACGATCGGAAAAAGTGGTGGCGCGGAACCGCTCGGTTCCGCGCCACAAAGCTCTACTTATCGATAGGCAAGGACGCTGGCAAGGGCCAGCGCCATAACGAGCGTCAGATGCGCACCGGGACGCGCCGCTCGTCCGCAGGAAGGCTGGACGAGGCAACGATCAGACCGGCGCCGGCGCCCGCCATTGCCGCGGCGGCGACGACCCACATCAGCTTGCCGCCGACGCTCTCGTGGCCGAAGCCGAGCGTCTGGATGGCCCATGCGGCCCCGATCGCAATTGCAAAGAAACCAATGAGACGCAGCAGATAGCCGGCCGTCACAACCCCGTTTTCCATTGTCGATCCCCTCAGATCGTCGTGTCTGGGAGAGTAATTCAGCAATGGCGTTCGGGTTCACCGCGTCTTTGGCGCGAGCCTGAAGAATCGATAAATTTGTCGCGATTGCATGCGATCAGCTGGCGGGGCTCTTCTCCGTCGCCTTCGACATCACGTCCTCGATCCACTCGGGCTGCGTCTCACCGACCGAGCGGGCGACCTCCTTGTCGCCGCGGAAGGCAATTAGCGTGCTTTGCAGGCGGGCGTTGAACTTCCGCATCACATCCTTCTGCGTGTCGAAGTCGACGCGGAAGGTGACCAGGTTCTTGAACTCGGCCTCGCTCAGAAGCTTGTCGATGATCGGCTTCTGTCTCGCGCAGATGTCACACCAGGTCGCGAAGGTGTCGATGAGGATCGGCTTGCCGGCCTTCTGGGCGGCGTCGAAAGCCGCCTCGGTGAAGGGCTGCGGGGCGTTGTCCGCCGCCAGCGCCGGCAGGGCGAAGGCTACGGCAACCATGGCAAAGACAGCAAGGGCGGCGCGTCGTGTCGGCATCATGATGGGCCGTCCTTTGTTCGAGATCATTGCGTGAGGGTCTTCGGCAGCGAGGCGAGCCAAGCGGGATCTGCCTTCACCACCGTCGTGTCGTGCGCATCCTGCCAGCCTTCGATGCCGAGCGGAAACCAGTAGACTTCGGTATAGCCGAGCCCGACCAGACGCTTCGCCGCGTTCCAGCTCGCCCAGCAGTCCGGGTGGCAGAACGTGACGATCGCCGTGCCGGGCTTGCCGTTGGTCAGCGTCGCCATCCGGGTGCGGAAGGCAGACGCGAACGCGGCATCGCCGGTGCCGCTGCCGGCGCCCGGCATCCAGACCGTTCCGGGAATCGAGCGGTGCTGCGGCAGCCAGATCATCGACGACGACATCGAAGCCGGCTTGCGATCCTGCTCGGCGACGTCGACCAGGACCGGATGCTTCTCCTGGATCAGCTTGCCGAGCTCGGCGGCGCTGGAGAGCACCTTGGCACCCTTCAGCGTCGGCGGCGTGTAGCCGTGCGGCACTCCCTGATAGAGCCCTTCCGGCTCTGCGACCCGATGCGGGTTCGAGGCCGGCGCCTGCGCGCGCGCCGGCGCAAGGAGGAGGCAGAGAGCCGCAAGGGCGATCAGGGTGCGCATGCGCCGCCTCAGTTCGAGATGTTCGGGACGCTGAAGTTCTTCGACCAGCGCTCGTTCTGGCTGTCCTTCACGTCGACCTTGAGCGTGCCCTTGGCGGCCGACGGCAGCAGGTCGAAGCTGATCACCGGGTTCGAGGCGAGCGAGATGTCGGTTGCCAGGTTGAACACCTGCTTGTCGTTGTACTTCACGTCGATCGACTGGATGTACCTCGCCGGTGTGAAGGCCTGCGTCAGCTGGTTCTGCTGCATGCCGTTGAAGTTCGGGTGGCGGATCATGAGCGTGGCATCGACCGGCTTGTCGGCCGCGACATCGCCGGCGAGCTTGAGCTTCATCTCGCCCATGCCGCGCATCGCCTCCTCGTCGCTCACGCCCATCGGCGCCGAGCAGCCGCCGGAGGCCTTCACGAAGGCGGTGGTCACGAGCAGCTTGCCGTCCTTCGTCTCGGCGACCGCGTGCATGTCGGTGTAGGTGTTCACCCGCACGCGCAGCTTGATTTCCTTCGGGTCCATGTCGGGCCCGAAGGTGAAGTGCGCAGCGAGCGGCGACGGGTTGTCGTCTATGACGAGATAGAGCGCCTTCACGTCCTTCGGATTGGCGAGCGTGATGGTGATCGGCACCAGTGCGGCATCCTGTGCGCGGGCCGGCGCCTCGATCTTGACCGCCTTGTCGTCGGCCACAGGCGTCTTGCCGTCGAAGATCTGCTTGGACAGCTCTTGCCAGCGGGCCTGGCGCTGCTGATCGGAATCCTCGAAGCCGGCACGGCTCGGCACGACGGCCGCGGTCATCGCGGCGGCGGCGATGCCGAGGGCCAGGGTCGTGGTCTTGATGGCGGACATTGCGCTTTCTCCCTTTATTCCCATTCGAGCTCTTTATAGGCCTCGGTTACGTTGCGCGGATTGTAGTCCGCAAACAACGCCCATTTCGACGCCTGGTCCTGGCCGACGTTGCGAGTCGCTGCCTCGATGGACCCTGCGCCCTTGATCTCCTTGCGCACGCCGTCGCGGATGTCGCTGAGATAGCCGCGCAGCGCGGCGACCGACGGCGCGAGATCGACCACGACGGGCCCATGGCCCGGGACGGCGCGCTGCGCGCCCGTCTTCGACAGCGCGTCGAGTTCCTTGAGCCAGCCCAAGAGGCTCCCGTCGAGCGACGGGATGCGACCAACGAACAGAAGATCGGCCGGCAGCAGAAGGCCGCTCTGCTTGTCGAGCATCGAAAGATCGGAATGGGTGTGGGCCGGGCCGTGCGCCTTGAACGTGACGACGCGATCGCCGAGGTCGACCTGATCGGTGTCCGCCACGGTATGCGTCGGCATGATGACCGGCCCGACCTTGTCGGCGCCGATGATGTCGGCCAGTCCCTTCTTGTAGAACTCGCCGCGCGCCTGCAGCGCCTCCGGAAGCTTGGCATGGCCGATGAAGACCGGCTTGTCGTCGACGAAGGCGCCGGCGCCGAACGTATGGTCGGGGTGGACGTGGCTGATGACGACGAACTTGATCGGCTTGGCGGTCTTCGCCTTGATCTGGGCGCGCAGCCATTGGCCGTCGGCGAGCGATCCGCCGGTGTCGGTGACGAGGACGGCGTCCTTGCCGACGATGAAGCCGATGTTGGCGATGGCGTCGAGGTTCTGCGCGGTGGCGTCCTCATCGACGCCGCGCCGCACGAAGACGCCGCTCGCGACCTCTTCCATCCTGAAGGACTGCGAAGCTGCGAGAGACGGCATGCAGCAGAGGCACGCGCCCCCGAACCCGGCGAGCAGCGCCTGCCGGCGGCTCATGCTCTCTCGGTCGCCAACGGTCACCGTGACCGACCTCCCAGCTTGCTATCGTTATTGCTACCATCTAGTAGGTAGAGAAAGCGGTCGCGTCCAGTAAAAGTTCCTGGAGCGCCATCGTTGGCACAAGCGCCGAGTGGCGGATGTGACCGCGGTCACCCGCCATGCGGAAAGTTGGTTCGCTCTCCCAATGCAGACGCAGGACACAAGGTCGACGCTGCTCACGAAGGCGGAAGCCATCGTGCGGGGGCGCGGCTACTCGGGCTTCAGCTACGCCGACCTCGCCGAGGCCGTCGGCATCCGCAAGGCCAGCATCCATCATCACTTCCGCACGAAGACCGACCTCGCGCTGGCGCTGCTGGAAGCCTATTCGGCACGCTACGCCGACGCCCTCGACGGCATCCTGGCCGAGAGCCAGGACGGCGTCGCCCGCATCCTGGCCTATTCCGATCTCTATCTTGGCGGCGTCGAGCAGGGCCTCGGCTGCCTGTGCGCCGCGCTTGCCTCCGAGCACGACACCCTGCCCCCGCAGCTTCGCGAAAATCTCGGCCGCTTCTTCGCCGAGCACATCGGCTGGTTGACGCGCGTGCTCGAGGACGGTCGCGCCAACGGTACCGTGCGTGCGGAGGTCGAGCCGGCCTCGCACGCCCGGATGATCGTCGCAACGCTCGAGGGCGCGCTCATGATGGAGCGGTTCGTCGACGGGCCGACCGGCTTCCGCGACACCATGTCCGCGCTTCAACAAGGCTTGAAGCCGGCCTAGGTCTGTCCGGCCAGGGTTCTTTCCCGGGTCGGCGACGTCTATAAGGCACACGACCCTCGCAACCCCGGATCTGACGATGCTCCTCGACCTGCGCACCCGCCGCGACGTCCTCCACGGCCTCTTGATCGCCGGCTCGGCGCTCGCCCTGCTCCGCGTCGCGCCGGCTTTTGCGCAGCAGGACACGCCGATGAAAGTGCCCGAGCAGGAGATGATGGCGCCGGACGCGCTGCCCGATCTCTTCATCGGCAAGGCCGACGCGCCGGTGACGATCGTCGAATATGCCTCGATGACCTGCCCGCACTGCGCGCACTTCCATGAGACCGTCTATCCGTGGCTCGTCAAGAACTACCTCGACACCGGCAAGGCGCGCTTCGTCCTGCGCGAGTTCCCGCTCGATCCGCTGGCCGCCGCCGCCTTCATGCTGGCGCGCTGCGAAGGGCCGGAGAAGCGCAATGCCGTCGTCGATCTGCTCTTCGACCAGCAGCAGAGCTGGGCCTATTCCGACAAGCCGCTCGATGCGCTGCGCAACGTTCTTCGCGTGACGGGCATGGGCCAGGAGCAGTTCGACACCTGCCTCAAGGATCAGAAGCTGCAGGACCAGGTCTACGCGGTGTCCGATCGCGGCTCGAAGAAGTTCGGCGTCAGCGCGACGCCCACGTTCTTCGTCAACGGCGAGAAGGTGACCGGCGAGGTGACGGAGCAATCGCTGGCGAAGATCCTCGATCCGCTGGTCGCCAAGAAGAGCTAGCGGCCGGCGCTTTCTATTTTCGTCACGCCCTCGCGCGAGGCGGCCTGCGACGCCTATATTGGCGCATGCCCATGCTCGCGACCGACGACGAAATCCTGATCGAGGCCCAAGCCTGGCGCGAGGCCGGCAAGGCGGTGGCGGTCGCTACCGTCATCGAGACCTGGGGCTCGGCGCCCCGCCCGGTCGGCAGCCACCTCGTGATCGACGGCGACGGCCGCTTCCTCGGCTCGGTCTCCGGCGGCTGCGTCGAGGGCGACGTCGTCGGCGAGGCGATGGACGTGATCGAGAGCGGCGCCGCGCGCGTGCTCGAGTTCGGCGTCGCCGACGAGACGGCGTGGCAGCGCGGCCTCTCCTGCGGCGGCCGGATCAAGGTGTATGTCGAGAGGCTCGACTGATGCGGCTCGCGGACCTCGCCCGGCTGAACGCGGCACGCGCCGCCCGCCGGCCCATCGCGCTCGTCACCGACATCACAACTAACAGCCAGCGCATCGTCGATGCCGAAGCGCTCGAGCAGGACGCGCTCGGCGAGGCGGTCGCCGAGCGGATGCGGCTGGGCAAGAGCGGGCTGCTCGCCGACGGCGTGCATTTCGTCACCGTTCAGGTGCCGTCCGTGCGCCTGGTCGTCATCGGCGCGGTCCACATTTCGCAAGCCTTGGCGACGATGGCGCGACTGACCGAGCTCGACGTGACGATCATCGATCCCCGCACCGCCTTCGCGACGCCGGAGCGGTTTCCCGACGTGCGCCTCCTCGCCGAATGGCCGGACGAGGCCATCGAGCGGATCGGTCTCGATCCCTATACCGCGGTCTGCCTGCTAACGCACGATCCGAAGATCGACGATCCCGCGCTCGTGGCGGCTCTCAAGACGGGCTGCTTCTACATCGGCGCGCTGGGCTCGCGGAAAACGCACGGGCGCCGTCTCGATCGCATGCGCGAGCATGGGTTCGACGACGCGGCGCTGGCGCGCATCCACGCTCCTATCGGCCTCGACATCGGCGCAGTGAGCCCGGCCGAGATCGCCGTCGCGATCCTCGGTGAGATTATCGCCGCGCTGCGTCGCAAGCCGCGCCGCGACGAACGAGCCGCCGCCGAGGCCGCGGCGTGAAGTTCGGGCGGATCGCGACCGCCGACGGCGAGGGCGCGATCCTCGCGCATTCCGTCCGCGGTTCGGGACTCACCTTGAAGAAGGGCGAGGTACTCGAAGCAACGCACATCGCAGCGCTTGCCGAAGCCGGCATCGACGCCGTCGTCGCCGCCATTCTCGAGCCCGGCGACGTGACCGAGAACGTCGCGGCCCAGAAACTCGCAACGCGGATGGCCGGCAAGGGCGTCCGACTGGAGTCGCCGTTCACCGGCCGCTGCAATCTCATGGCGGAGGCGGCAGGCCTCCTGCTCGTCGACACCGCGACGATCGATGCCGTCAACGCGGTCGACGAGTCGATCACTGTGGCGACCCTGACGCCGATGCGCCCCGTGGTCGCCGGCGAGATGATCGCGACGGTCAAGATCATCCCCTTCGCGGTGGCGGAGCCCTGCCTGGCGGCGAGCCTCGCGGCCGTGGCCGCGCCGCCGGTGTCGGTCGCGCCGTTCCGCCCGCTCGACATCGGGGTCGTCTCGACGGTGCTGCCCGGCCTCAAGCAGGCGACGATCGAGAAGACGCTCAACCTGCTCGACGCAAGGCTCGCTTTGGCCGGCAGCCGCATCACGCGCGAGGCGCGCGTCGCCCACGACACGCCGGACCTCACCGACCTCTTGCGCCAGGTGACGGGCATCGACGTGCTCGTCATCTTCGGCGCCTCGGCGATCACCGACCGACGCGACGTCGTTCCCGCGGCGATCGAGGCGGCCGGCGGCACGGTCGAGCAGCTCGGCATGCCGGTCGATCCCGGCAACCTGCTGCTGCTCGGGTCGCTCTCAATAGACGGCAGGACGATTCCGGTGATCGGCGCGCCGGGCTGTGCGCGCTCGCCGAAGGAGAACGGCTTCGACTTCGTGCTGTGGCGCCTCCTCGCCGGCCTGCCGGTCACCGGTGCGGAGCTGCGGCGCATGGGCGTCGGCGGCCTGCTGTCCGAGATCGTGACGCGTCCGCAGCTGCGCCAGGCGGACGCGAATGGTTGAGGTCGCCACCCTTGTGATGGCGGCCGGACGCGGCTCGCGCTTCGGCGGAGGCCCGGACGAGCTGAAGGTCCTCGCGCTCCTCGATGGCCGATCCCTGGTGTGCCACGTCGTCGACCTGGCGCTTGCCTCGCGCGCCGTGGCGACGCTCGTCGTCACCGGCCGTGGCGCCGAGGCCGTTGCTACCGCGCTCGACGAGCATCCAGTCACCCTCGTCCACAACCCCTTCTATGCGAGGGGCATGGCCGGCTCGCTCAAGGCGGGGCTCGTCGCGCTGCCGCCGAATATCGACGGTGCGCTGGTCCTGCTCGCCGACATGCCGAGGGTGCGCACCGCGACGCTCGATACGCTGATTGCCGCCTTCGCGGCCAGTCCGGATGCCGATGCCGTCGTCCCGATCCATGACGGACGCGAAGGCAATCCCGCCCTGCTCGCCCGCTGCCTGTTCCCGGAGCTGATGCAGCTGACGGGCGACACCGGGGCCCGCCGCCTTCTGGCGCAGTCGGGCCGACGCATCGTCCGCTGCCAGGTCGACGATCCCGGCATTCTGGTCGACGTCGACACGCGCGAGGCACTGCAGGCGCTCGGCGGCTAAAAGAAAAGTCCCGGACCGCCAGCGGCGATCCGGGACCTGAACTTCTTAGCGAAACGGAAAGCCTCAGCCCTTCGACATCGCCGCGACCTCGCTCGCGAAGTCCGGGCCTTCGCCCTTTTCGACGCCCTCTCCGAGGCCGAAGCGGACGTACGCCTTGATGGTCGCGCCGGCCTCCTTGGCGACCTGGCCGATCGCCTTCTTGGCGTGGTCCTCGTGGATCGAGATCTGATCGACGAGGCAGTTCTCCTTGAAGTACGTCTTGAGGCCGCCCTCGACGATCTTCTCGGCGACGTTGGCCGGCTTGCCGGCGGCATTCTTCTCCATCAGCACCGCCTTTTCGCGGGCGATGACCTCAGGGTCGATCGACGAGGAATCGAGCGCGATTGGGCTCGTCGCCGCGATGTGCTGGGCGATCTTGCGACCGAGCGCCTCGAGGCTCGCGGCATCCTTGTCCGACTCGAGCGCGACGAGCACGCCGATCTTGCCGAGGCCGTCCGACACCTGCCCGTGCACGTAGGAGCCGATCGCGCCCTTCGTCACCGAGACGCGAGCCGCGCGGCGCAGCGTCATGTTCTCGCCGATCGTCGCGATGGCGTTGGTGATCGCCGCCTCGACGGTGCCCCCCTTGGGATAGGGCGCGGACTTGATCGTCTCGACGTCGTCGCTCTGCGCCTTCAGCGCGACGTCGGCGACGTTGCGCACGAGCGTCTGAAAGTCGTCGTTGCGGGCGACGAAGTCGGTCTCGGAGTTCACCTCGACGACCACGGCCTCGGTCGCGCCGAGCGCGATCCCGATCAGGCCCTCGGCGGCGACGCGATCGCCCTTCTTGGCGGCCTTGGAGAGGCCCTTCTTGCGCAGCCAGTCCACGCCGGCTTCGATGTCGCCGCCCGACTCGGTCAGCGCCGTCTTGCAATCCATCATTCCGGCGCCGGTCTTCTCGCGAAGCTCCTTCACCATCGCCGCGGAAATGTTCGCCATCGCACCTGGTCCTTGTGGTCTTCGCTTCTCCCGCTGGCGGGAGAGGGCGGCCCCGCGACGCGGGGTCGGATGAGGGGTCCCGCCGCTGTGGCGTCGGTCGGCGGGAGGCGGAAAAGCCCCATAGCCGACCGGATTTCGCCGGGCCACCCCTCCCGCGTGGCGGGAGAAGGAAACGCCCGTGTTGTCGTCGCGCGCGGAGCGCTTACGCCGCGATGAGCGCGCGCGCCTGGTTGATCCAGCCGTCGCGGTCGATGCGGCCACCGAGCTTCAGCTCGGTGTCGACCTTCTTGACGTCGTCGGGGGTCATGGCCGCGATCTGCCAGTAGTGGAAGATGCCGCCGTCGTTGAGCTTCTTGATCATCTGCGGGCCGATGCCCTGGATCTTCGCGAAGTCGTCCGGGGCGCCACGCGGGGCGGCGAGGAGCTCGAAGGTCTCGACAGGCGCGTCCGTCGTCTCGACGGGCACCACCTCCGGCTCGGCGGCCGGCTCCTGGGCCTCGAGCACGCGCGGCAGCTCCTCGGCGACAGGTGCCTCGGCCTCGCCCGCGTCGTAGCCCGACTGGCCCTGGCTGCGCTGGATGCCGTCGAGCGCGGCGCGCGCGACGAGATCGCAGTAGAGCGCGATGGCGCGACCGGCGTCGTCGTTGCCCGGGATCGGGAAGGTGATGCCGTCGGGATCGGAGTTGGTGTCGAGGATCGCCGCGACCGGGATCGACAGGCGGTTGGCCTCCTTGATGGCCAGCGCCTCCTTGTTCGTGTCGATCACGAAGATGAGGTCCGGCACGCCGCCCATGTCCTTGATGCCGCCGAGCGCCTTCTCGAGCTTCTCGCGCTCGCGGCTCATCATCAGGCGCTCTTTCTTGGTGAGGCCCTGGGCGCCGGAGTCGAGCTGGTCGTCGATCTTGCGCAGCCGCTGGATCGACGCCGAGATCGTCTTCCAGTTGGTCAGCATGCCGCCGAGCCAGCGCGAGTTGATGTAGTACTGCGCGGAGCGGCGGGCGGCGTCGGCGATCTGCTCCTGCGCCTGGCGCTTGGTGCCGACGAACAGCACGCGGCCGCCGCGGG
This Beijerinckiaceae bacterium RH AL1 DNA region includes the following protein-coding sequences:
- a CDS encoding Transcriptional regulator, TetR family (ID:RHAL1_02103;~source:Prodigal:2.6), whose translation is MQTQDTRSTLLTKAEAIVRGRGYSGFSYADLAEAVGIRKASIHHHFRTKTDLALALLEAYSARYADALDGILAESQDGVARILAYSDLYLGGVEQGLGCLCAALASEHDTLPPQLRENLGRFFAEHIGWLTRVLEDGRANGTVRAEVEPASHARMIVATLEGALMMERFVDGPTGFRDTMSALQQGLKPA
- a CDS encoding Disulfide bond formation protein DsbA (ID:RHAL1_02104;~source:Prodigal:2.6), with the protein product MLLDLRTRRDVLHGLLIAGSALALLRVAPAFAQQDTPMKVPEQEMMAPDALPDLFIGKADAPVTIVEYASMTCPHCAHFHETVYPWLVKNYLDTGKARFVLREFPLDPLAAAAFMLARCEGPEKRNAVVDLLFDQQQSWAYSDKPLDALRNVLRVTGMGQEQFDTCLKDQKLQDQVYAVSDRGSKKFGVSATPTFFVNGEKVTGEVTEQSLAKILDPLVAKKS
- a CDS encoding XdhC and CoxI family protein (ID:RHAL1_02105;~source:Prodigal:2.6), producing MLATDDEILIEAQAWREAGKAVAVATVIETWGSAPRPVGSHLVIDGDGRFLGSVSGGCVEGDVVGEAMDVIESGAARVLEFGVADETAWQRGLSCGGRIKVYVERLD
- a CDS encoding XdhC/CoxF family protein (ID:RHAL1_02106;~source:Prodigal:2.6), translated to MRLADLARLNAARAARRPIALVTDITTNSQRIVDAEALEQDALGEAVAERMRLGKSGLLADGVHFVTVQVPSVRLVVIGAVHISQALATMARLTELDVTIIDPRTAFATPERFPDVRLLAEWPDEAIERIGLDPYTAVCLLTHDPKIDDPALVAALKTGCFYIGALGSRKTHGRRLDRMREHGFDDAALARIHAPIGLDIGAVSPAEIAVAILGEIIAALRRKPRRDERAAAEAAA
- a CDS encoding Molybdopterin-binding protein (ID:RHAL1_02107;~source:Prodigal:2.6), whose protein sequence is MKFGRIATADGEGAILAHSVRGSGLTLKKGEVLEATHIAALAEAGIDAVVAAILEPGDVTENVAAQKLATRMAGKGVRLESPFTGRCNLMAEAAGLLLVDTATIDAVNAVDESITVATLTPMRPVVAGEMIATVKIIPFAVAEPCLAASLAAVAAPPVSVAPFRPLDIGVVSTVLPGLKQATIEKTLNLLDARLALAGSRITREARVAHDTPDLTDLLRQVTGIDVLVIFGASAITDRRDVVPAAIEAAGGTVEQLGMPVDPGNLLLLGSLSIDGRTIPVIGAPGCARSPKENGFDFVLWRLLAGLPVTGAELRRMGVGGLLSEIVTRPQLRQADANG
- a CDS encoding hypothetical protein (ID:RHAL1_02108;~conserved protein of unknown function;~source:Prodigal:2.6) — its product is MVEVATLVMAAGRGSRFGGGPDELKVLALLDGRSLVCHVVDLALASRAVATLVVTGRGAEAVATALDEHPVTLVHNPFYARGMAGSLKAGLVALPPNIDGALVLLADMPRVRTATLDTLIAAFAASPDADAVVPIHDGREGNPALLARCLFPELMQLTGDTGARRLLAQSGRRIVRCQVDDPGILVDVDTREALQALGG
- the tsf gene encoding protein chain elongation factor EF-Ts (ID:RHAL1_02109;~source:Prodigal:2.6), producing the protein MANISAAMVKELREKTGAGMMDCKTALTESGGDIEAGVDWLRKKGLSKAAKKGDRVAAEGLIGIALGATEAVVVEVNSETDFVARNDDFQTLVRNVADVALKAQSDDVETIKSAPYPKGGTVEAAITNAIATIGENMTLRRAARVSVTKGAIGSYVHGQVSDGLGKIGVLVALESDKDAASLEALGRKIAQHIAATSPIALDSSSIDPEVIAREKAVLMEKNAAGKPANVAEKIVEGGLKTYFKENCLVDQISIHEDHAKKAIGQVAKEAGATIKAYVRFGLGEGVEKGEGPDFASEVAAMSKG
- the rpsB gene encoding 30S ribosomal protein S2 (ID:RHAL1_02110;~source:Prodigal:2.6); this translates as MALPDFTMRGLLESGAHFGHQSHRWNPKMGPYIFGARNNIHIIDLAQTVPLMHQALKAISDTVARGGRVLFVGTKRQAQEQIADAARRSAQYYINSRWLGGMLTNWKTISASIQRLRKIDDQLDSGAQGLTKKERLMMSREREKLEKALGGIKDMGGVPDLIFVIDTNKEALAIKEANRLSIPVAAILDTNSDPDGITFPIPGNDDAGRAIALYCDLVARAALDGIQRSQGQSGYDAGEAEAPVAEELPRVLEAQEPAAEPEVVPVETTDAPVETFELLAAPRGAPDDFAKIQGIGPQMIKKLNDGGIFHYWQIAAMTPDDVKKVDTELKLGGRIDRDGWINQARALIAA